TGATACCGAGTAAAATACCCTATGCAAGGCTTGCCAATATTTAGCCGCTATTTAATGGTAAAAAATCACATTTTTACAACATAACTACTCAACTGGTATTACCAATGTTTAAAAAACACTCACTTTGGTAATGTTTCGTCCAATTTATAACTAATAATAGCGATTAGTCTGATACATCTTCACAAAACCTAGCGCTATCTTTACTTTGTCCATATTCAGCAGAGACATAATATATCTGCCTAAATACACCACACTAGGCCGTTTTACTTTGGCTAAACATTAATGCACTGCCTTGGCCACCGTATTCTTTAAGCTCATCCACAATGGCTACTAGTCCGTCCCATCTAAATGCGCACCAATCAGGGGCGAGTAACATTGGTTTTTTGGCATAGGCGGTTACGCGGTGAAAGATAATCTCTTTTGGGGTGTGGCGGATAAGTTTTGCCGCCTCATAGGCATACTCTTCAAGACTCATTAGCGGCATAGGATGATAGCGCCATTGTTTCGCCATAATACTGCCTTCTACAATATGCAAAGGGTGCAGTTTTAGTCCGTCAACACCAATTCCTAATACGGTTTGTAAACTATTAAAATAGTCAGCAGATGTTTCACCCGGCAGCCCTAATATTAGATGGGTACACACCTTAATACCTTTAGCGCGAGCCTTTTTAACTGTCTGACGATACTCACACAATTGGTGACCACGATTAATCCGTTTTAACGTGTGATTATTGGCCGTTTGTAGGCCAAGTTCCAACCACACCTCAATACCTCTTTGTTGATACTCAACGAGTAAATCAAGTACTTCATCGGGTACACAGTCAGGACGAGTGCCTATATGAAGCCCGACAATATCGGCATCTTCAAGTGCTTGATCATACTTTTGCTTTAGCACTTTATACTCGTCGTAAGTACTGGTATAAGCTTGAAAATAAGCGATGTATTTAGCGGTAAGAATAGAATTAACATCCGCAGAGGTAGTACATTTTTTTGCAGATTGGGCGCGTACTTTACCTTCGGTTAACTGCATCGCAATCGGCTGTTCTCTACCTTGTTCGCCACTAAATGAAACAACATTACAAAAAGTACAACCGCCCACCCCTAACGTGCCATCTCGATTGGGACAGGTAAATTGGCCATCAATAGTTAATTTTTTTACTCTTTGGCCATATAAATGTTTGCAATGTGCCCCAAACGTATTAACGTAATCATCTAAACCCACAACTTACTCTCATCATCATTCCAAAGTTCGCCAGTGTAGTCAGACGGTAAACATCTGTCTTGGTGCTAAATCAATAAATGCTCTATCAATTCAAGCGCTCGTTAAAGTTGTGCACAAACTCAAAAAACGTTTAAAACAATTTAAGTAATTTATACATCACCTAAAATGAATATTTAGTCATTTAGAATAATTTTTTACCCAAAGACTGTATTTGAAATAAAATTCACTATTTTTATTTCAAAAATAATTCCCTGCTGTTGTTACAAAAAGGTAAACAATTGTTTGAATGTTTTCTAAAATTCTTTTTATTCAGAACGTTATAGGTGATATATCACAGTTTACGTTAACGTAAGGTTGGTGGCTTATAACGATTTTTTAGTAATAATATTTCAGTTTGTTGCATTTTTTTGGTTTGACCTTTATTCATTCTCAGTTTAATTTGAATGGTTCGGGTGCATATCTATGGATATTCTTCAAATTTACCCCGAGTCGTATCAAGTAGAGGTTTAGGGGGTTTTTTGTATGAGCTTGTATCATCCCAGTTTTGAGCGTGACAATTGCGGATTTGGTTTGATTGCACAAATGGACGGCGACGCGAGTCACCGCATTGTGCGTACCGCGATTCATGGTCTCGATCGAATGAAGCATCGTGGTGGTATTGCAGCTGACGGACGCACAGGTGATGGCTGTGGTTTATTAATGCAAATGCCTACAGATTTTTTTGAAGCTATTGCGGCAGAAAACGATTGGCATTTAAGCCGAAAGTTTGCCGTAGGTATGCTATTTCTCAGCCAAGATGAGCAACGCGCTGATGAAGCGAAGTTTATCTTAGAAAAAGAACTACAACGAGAAACACTCAGTGTCGCTGGCTGGCGTAAAGTACCGATTAATCCGGATGTCTTGGGGGAGATTGGCCGGGAAAGCTTGCCACAAATTTATCAAGTATTGATCAACGCGCCGGTAGGCTGGCGGGAAAAAGATCTTGAGCGTCGCCTATATATGGCTCGTCGCCGTCTTGAACAACAGATCACCGATGACAAAGACTTTTATGTCGCCAGCCTTTCTGGACAAGTCATTGTCTATAAAGGCTTAATGATGCCAGCAGATCTGCCATCATTTTATACCGACCTAGCAGATATTCGTTTGAAAAGTGCGATTTGCTTATTCCACCAGCGCTTTTCAACTAACACATCGCCAAAGTGGCCATTAGCTCAACCGTTTCGATACCTCGCTCATAACGGCGAAATCAATACCATTACCGGTAACCGCCAATGGGCAAGAGCGCGCGCCTATAAGTTTAATTCGCCTTTACTACCAGATTTACAACAAGCCGCCCCTTTTGTTAACGAAACAGGTTCAGACTCGTCTTCTTTAGACAATATGCTTGAAATGTTGTTATCTGGAGGGATGGATTTATATCGAGCCATGCGCTTGCTTATTCCACCTGCATGGCAATCAAATCCTGAAATGGATGACGAGTTAAAAGCCTTTTATGATTTTAACTCAATGCACATGGAGCCGTGGGACGGCCCTGCAGGCATTGTAATGACCAATGGTCGCCATGCTGCCTGTGCGGTAGATCGTAACGGTCTACGCCCTTCTCGTTACGTTATAACCAAGGATCGTATCCTCACCTTAGCGTCTGAAGTCGGTATTTGGGATTATTCCGCCGATGAAGTGATTGAAAAAGGCCGCGTTGGGCCCGGTGAGTTACTAGTACTCGATACCTTGAATGGTCGTTTGTATCATTCATTTGAAATTGATAATGACTTAAAGCGTCGTCATCCTTACAAAGAGTGGATGGCTAAAAACAGTCAGACATTGATCCCTGCTGAGGATATGGCTCCAACCAAACAAGGTTCAAGTGGTTTTGATAGTAAAACATTACTGCAATATCAAAAACAGTTTGGTTTTACCCGTGAAGAATTAGAACAAGTTATTTGGGTACTTGCGAGCAAAGGTGAAGAAGCCATTGGTTCAATGGGTGATGATACGCCTATGGCAGTATTGTCGAAAAAGTCGCGTTCACTATACGACTATTTCCGTCAAAAATTTGCTCAGGTAACCAACCCGCCTATTGATCCATTACGTGAAAAACACGTGATGTCGTTAGCCACTTGCGTCGGTCGCGAGCAAAATCTATTTAGCGAAACCACCGGTAATGCTTACCGAGTGATGTTCAATTCACCGATTTTGTTATTCAGTGATTTTAATCAGTTACTGGGATTAGACAGCACTAACTATCGCGCCAACACAGTTGATTTAAACTATGATGCCAATGAAACACTAGAGCAGGCTATTCGCCGTATTACCGACGAAGCTGAACGCTTAGCTCGCAGCGGCACAACATTGTTAGTATTGTCTGACCGTGCAGTAGCGAAAAGTGCTCAAGTTATCCCTGCCGCTATGGCTGTGGGTTCTGTGCAAACTCGATTAGTCGATAAAAGCCTACGTTGCGACACTAACATTATTGTTGAAACCGCTTCAGCACGCGATCCGCATCATTTTGCGGTATTAATTGGTTTTGGTGCCACGGCTATCTACCCTTACCTCGCCTATGAATCTATTTCAGCGATGGCAAAACTGCATCAAGTCGATGATGTAACCCATTTAATGCTTAACTTCCGTTACGGCATTGAAAAAGGCTTACGTAAAATCATGTCTAAAATGGGCATTAGTACCGTAGGTTCATATCGTTGTAGCCAACAATTTGAAGCTGTGGGTTTAGCCAGTGATGTGATTGAGTTATGTTTTAAAGGCGTGATAAGCCGTATTGAAGGTGTCAGTTTTAACCATATTGCCGATGACCAGAAAATACTCCATACCGCCGCCTATCGAGCCCATGTACCGTTACCACAAGGTGGTTTATTAAAGTACGTTGAAGGTGGTGAATATCACTGCTTTAATCCAGACGTAGTGAATACCTTACAAGCATCATTAAAAGACAAAAACTATGCTGAGTACAAAAAGTTTACTCACTTAGTTGATGATCGCCCAGTGGCCACTTTACGTGATTTAATTGGTATTAAAGGTCAACTTAACACCATTGAAATAGACACGGTAGAAGGCGCTGAAAAGCTTTACTCTCGCTTTGATAGCGCAGCCATGAGTATCGGTGCATTAAGCCCTGAAGCTCATGAAGCGTTAGCGGTTGCGATGAACCGTCTTGGTGGACGCTCAAACTCAGGTGAAGGTGGCGAAGATGCACGTCGTTTCAATAGCGAACGTAACTCGGCCATCAAACAAATTGCATCGGGTCGCTTTGGCGTGACCGCGCATTACTTAGTTAACGCTGATGTGCTGCAAATTAAAGTAGCTCAAGGTGCAAAACCGGGTGAAGGTGGGCAATTACCTGGCCATAAAGTTAGCGTTGAAATCGCAGGACTTCGTCATGCTCGTCCAGGTGTGACCTTGATTTCACCGCCGCCACACCACGATATTTACTCAATTGAAGATTTAGCTCAGCTGATTTTCGATTTAAAACAAATCAATCCAAAAGCCTTAGTGTCGGTCAAGCTAGTATCAGAACCCGGTGTTGGCACCATTGCAACCGGTGTTGCAAAAGCCTATGCCGATATGATCACCATATCAGGTTACGACGGTGGCACTGGCGCAAGCCCTATCACCTCGGTGAAATACGCCGGTTCTCCTTGGGAGCTTGGTTTAGCGGAAGTGCATCAGTCGTTAGTAGAAAATGGTTTACGTCATAAAATCCGTCTACAAGTGGATGGCGGGTTAAAAACCGGCACCGATGTTATTAAAGCAGCCTTATTGGGTGCCGAAAGCTTTGGCTTTGGTACAGTGCCGATGATTGCGCTTGGGTGTAAATACTTACGTATTTGTCATCTTAATAACTGTGCGACAGGTGTCGCAACCCAAGATAAAAACTTACGCGAAAACCATTATCACGGCTTACCAGAACGTGTCATGACCTACTTTGAATTTGTGGCTCAAGAAGTGCGTGAATGGATGGCTGCATTAGGGGTAACTCAGTTCGAAGATTTAGTCGGACGAAGCGACTGGTTATATACACTTGAAGGTCAAACAGACAAGCAACGTGGTCTTGACCTTGCGCCAATTTTATATAAACCCAAAGTGCAGGCAAACTCGTCACTCACATGGAAAGAAATTAACCCTCCATCTGATATTGGCAAGTTAAACCAAACATTGGTTGCAGATTGCAGTGCTGCAGTTGATGCGGGTGAACCGTATTCAGGTCAATATGCAATCAACAATACCGACCGTTCAGTTGGCGCGGCATTATCTGGTTATATTGCAACTAAAATTGGTGTCGCAGGCGCAAAACAACCAATCAAACTTGGCTTTAGCGGTAGTGCAGGCCAAAGCTTTGGCGTATGGAATAGCCCTGGCCTTGAACTTAAGCTGTGCGGCGATGCTAATGATTATGTCGGCAAAGGTATGTCTGGCGGTAAGATCGTTATTCACCCACCTATTGGTAGCCCGTTCCAAAGTGAACGCAGTGCCATTATGGGGAACACCTGTTTGTATGGTGCTACTGGCGGCAAACTGTTTGCCGCAGGTCAAGCGGGTGAGCGTTTTGCTGTGCGTAACTCAGGGGCCATCGCGGTCGTTGAAGGAACGGGTGACAATGGTTGCGAATACATGACCAGTGGTATCGTGGTTATCCTAGGCAAAACGGGGGTCAACTTTGGTGCGGGGATGACTGGCGGATTTGCCTATGTATTTGATCAGTTTGGTCGCTTTAATCGCCGAGTAAACACCGAAATGGTCGATACTCAAAAATTAGAATCGACCATCCACCAGCAACACTTAAAAGGCCTGATTGAAACTCACTATGCTGAAACCGGCAGTGAACATGCTCATATGATTTTAAGTGATTTTGAAAACTGGTTGGATTGTTTCGTATTAGTTAAACCAAAGAATATTGCCGTTGCTGACCTGCTAAAAATTGAGCAGAAGAGTCCGGAATTAGTAGTAAAGGCAGGGTAATTATTATGAGCAATGACTTTCAATTTATAGAAGTGGGTCGAGTAGACCCCATTAAACTTGAAGCGAAAAAACGTGCTACACAATTTATTGAAATTTATCAGCCGTTTACGCAACCAGAAGTAAAACAACAAGCCGATCGCTGTCTTGACTGCGGTAACCCGTATTGCGAATGGAAGTGCCCACTGCATAACTACATTCCAAACTGGTTAAAACTAGCAGAAGAAGGTCGCATTATGGAAGCGGCAGACTTGGTGCATGAAACCAATACTCTGCCAGAAATATGTGGCCGGGTATGCCCACAAGACCGTTTATGCGAAGGTGCTTGTACCTTAAACGACGACTTTGGTGCGGTCACCATTGGCAGTGTTGAAAAATACATTACCGATACTGCAATTGCCCAAGGCTGGCGCCCAAACATGAAGGATGTGACGCCACGTAAAGAGCGTGTTGCCATTATTGGAGCGGGTCCTGCGGGTCTTGGCTGTGCTGATGTGTTGGCTCGTAATGGTGTGCAAGCCGTGGTGTATGATAAATACCCACAAATTGGTGGTTTACTCACTTATGGCATCCCTTCTTTCAAGCTTGA
The nucleotide sequence above comes from Shewanella sp. Arc9-LZ. Encoded proteins:
- a CDS encoding TIGR01212 family radical SAM protein (This family includes YhcC from E. coli K-12, an uncharacterized radical SAM protein.), coding for MGLDDYVNTFGAHCKHLYGQRVKKLTIDGQFTCPNRDGTLGVGGCTFCNVVSFSGEQGREQPIAMQLTEGKVRAQSAKKCTTSADVNSILTAKYIAYFQAYTSTYDEYKVLKQKYDQALEDADIVGLHIGTRPDCVPDEVLDLLVEYQQRGIEVWLELGLQTANNHTLKRINRGHQLCEYRQTVKKARAKGIKVCTHLILGLPGETSADYFNSLQTVLGIGVDGLKLHPLHIVEGSIMAKQWRYHPMPLMSLEEYAYEAAKLIRHTPKEIIFHRVTAYAKKPMLLAPDWCAFRWDGLVAIVDELKEYGGQGSALMFSQSKTA
- the gltB gene encoding glutamate synthase large subunit codes for the protein MSLYHPSFERDNCGFGLIAQMDGDASHRIVRTAIHGLDRMKHRGGIAADGRTGDGCGLLMQMPTDFFEAIAAENDWHLSRKFAVGMLFLSQDEQRADEAKFILEKELQRETLSVAGWRKVPINPDVLGEIGRESLPQIYQVLINAPVGWREKDLERRLYMARRRLEQQITDDKDFYVASLSGQVIVYKGLMMPADLPSFYTDLADIRLKSAICLFHQRFSTNTSPKWPLAQPFRYLAHNGEINTITGNRQWARARAYKFNSPLLPDLQQAAPFVNETGSDSSSLDNMLEMLLSGGMDLYRAMRLLIPPAWQSNPEMDDELKAFYDFNSMHMEPWDGPAGIVMTNGRHAACAVDRNGLRPSRYVITKDRILTLASEVGIWDYSADEVIEKGRVGPGELLVLDTLNGRLYHSFEIDNDLKRRHPYKEWMAKNSQTLIPAEDMAPTKQGSSGFDSKTLLQYQKQFGFTREELEQVIWVLASKGEEAIGSMGDDTPMAVLSKKSRSLYDYFRQKFAQVTNPPIDPLREKHVMSLATCVGREQNLFSETTGNAYRVMFNSPILLFSDFNQLLGLDSTNYRANTVDLNYDANETLEQAIRRITDEAERLARSGTTLLVLSDRAVAKSAQVIPAAMAVGSVQTRLVDKSLRCDTNIIVETASARDPHHFAVLIGFGATAIYPYLAYESISAMAKLHQVDDVTHLMLNFRYGIEKGLRKIMSKMGISTVGSYRCSQQFEAVGLASDVIELCFKGVISRIEGVSFNHIADDQKILHTAAYRAHVPLPQGGLLKYVEGGEYHCFNPDVVNTLQASLKDKNYAEYKKFTHLVDDRPVATLRDLIGIKGQLNTIEIDTVEGAEKLYSRFDSAAMSIGALSPEAHEALAVAMNRLGGRSNSGEGGEDARRFNSERNSAIKQIASGRFGVTAHYLVNADVLQIKVAQGAKPGEGGQLPGHKVSVEIAGLRHARPGVTLISPPPHHDIYSIEDLAQLIFDLKQINPKALVSVKLVSEPGVGTIATGVAKAYADMITISGYDGGTGASPITSVKYAGSPWELGLAEVHQSLVENGLRHKIRLQVDGGLKTGTDVIKAALLGAESFGFGTVPMIALGCKYLRICHLNNCATGVATQDKNLRENHYHGLPERVMTYFEFVAQEVREWMAALGVTQFEDLVGRSDWLYTLEGQTDKQRGLDLAPILYKPKVQANSSLTWKEINPPSDIGKLNQTLVADCSAAVDAGEPYSGQYAINNTDRSVGAALSGYIATKIGVAGAKQPIKLGFSGSAGQSFGVWNSPGLELKLCGDANDYVGKGMSGGKIVIHPPIGSPFQSERSAIMGNTCLYGATGGKLFAAGQAGERFAVRNSGAIAVVEGTGDNGCEYMTSGIVVILGKTGVNFGAGMTGGFAYVFDQFGRFNRRVNTEMVDTQKLESTIHQQHLKGLIETHYAETGSEHAHMILSDFENWLDCFVLVKPKNIAVADLLKIEQKSPELVVKAG